One stretch of Halococcus sediminicola DNA includes these proteins:
- a CDS encoding DUF5789 family protein, translating to MPGDERDTDRARERQHDRAEHVESILDEVETDVRDRKYPVQSEELATEYADQPIDMPNETESMGSVFDRLDDEYDTPEEIREALHGELTGEAGAQNEYNAERDLEALDEAEESDRA from the coding sequence ATGCCCGGCGACGAACGTGACACCGACCGCGCACGCGAGCGTCAGCACGACCGCGCCGAACACGTCGAGAGCATCCTCGACGAGGTCGAGACGGACGTGCGCGACCGGAAGTATCCCGTGCAAAGCGAGGAACTCGCCACCGAGTACGCAGACCAGCCAATCGACATGCCAAACGAGACCGAGTCGATGGGCAGCGTCTTCGACCGGTTGGACGACGAGTACGACACTCCCGAGGAGATCCGCGAGGCGCTGCACGGCGAGCTCACCGGTGAAGCAGGGGCGCAAAACGAGTACAACGCGGAACGCGACCTCGAAGCGCTCGACGAAGCCGAAGAGTCGGACCGCGCCTGA